The nucleotide window AGCGCGTCATAACGGCCCATGTGGCCGATCGGGTCGCCCGCCCTCACGCAGAAGCCCGCGCCTTGCGCATCGTCCGGCCGGCAATGCGCAGCCGCGGTGATCACCACCTGGTCGAATGCTGCGTCGGGGAAGACTTCATCAACCAGCGGGCCGCCGTTTTCCTGACCCATGCAGATCCATCCGCCGATCGCCGCCGACGCTGAGACGAACGTTCCCGCAATCGGTGGATGCAGCTGCGCGCCGTGCAGGTCCTTCAGCTGCCCCCAGCCCTTCTCCTTCTTTCCGATACTGACGCTGGCGCCCTGCGGCAGGATGCCGATCGCGTTGCTGTGCGGCGTCGGCGCAGTGCGTACGCGCAGCCCCAGCTGCCTCGCGTCCGCTGCCTGTCCGTTTCTGCCGATGACCGGTCTGTCGCGCGCAAAAGAGGTGACCAGCCACTGCCTCGTCCAGTAGGACGGTTTTCCCCGCGCCGGGAAATTCGCATAGTCCTCATCGGACATCAGGTGCATGTACAGGCTATAGAACGTCAGCGCCGAGCCGCGTGGAAACTCCATCGAGTGGCGCAACAGCGCAAAGCCGGTGCTGTAGGGCGCGCGAACCGTGCCGCCGCCCGGCGCGGCAAACTCGCTGACCGGGTAGGCGCGGTTGGCGCGATAGGCGATCAGATGACCGTCGGCAAGTGCACGCAGACCCGCATCGAGGTCCATTGCCCGGCCGGCACCGGCTTCCGTAATGTGGATGCCGCCATGCCACATGCCGCTCCTGCTGACGGGATACGAGCCGGACGGCTCGCGTTCGGCCAGCAGACGGTGAATCTCGTGCTCGTCGGTAAACGGCGACGCCTTCTGCGCCTTGCCTTCGGCTTTGCGCAGGAACGGAAAGGCAAACTGCAGTTCCCGCAGTCGAGGTTTTGCCGGTTGAGGAGCTTGCGCTGATTGCTTCGGCGTGTGCTTTGTTGTCATGGGTCAGGCTTATTCAGAGAATCTGAAGTCAATGGCGGTCTTTGCGTCTTTCACAGACGTCTTCGTCCACATGGGAAATTTGAAATTGCCTCCATCTGCGCCACTGATATTCAAGCCCCCTCTCAATTCAATTTCGCCTGAAGGGCTACCCAAAAGAATCTTGCCGCCCGACAACCGGATATAGGCACCGGACCCGTCCCCGATCGTGACGCCTTTGTTCCCTGTGATCGTGACCTCACCATCCGACGAGCTCACGACCAGGTCCTGCATCGACATCAGTTCCATCGCATCGCCCTGGGCCTGAATTTGCACCTTTCCCTTGGCGGCAAGTAACCGGATACCAAGCAGTGCCGCGAGAATGGAAATCGCCTCGCCAGCGGCGACCGTCACTCGCTTGAGCACGCCGATATCGAGACCCGCGCCTGCCGTGAAAAACGCCTGCTTTCTCGCCGCAATTTGAATGTGTTCCCCGCTAGCGAGACCAATTCCTTCCGGCGCGGTTGCGACGACCGCAGGACGCTGCAACCTCGCGAGCTTTTGATCGATCAACACTCTCTGCTGGTCGGCTTCCGCTGGTATGGCGTTCGCCTCATGTGCCGACGCGTTGAGCGAGCGCAGAATTTCCTTCGACTCGCGAAATGTCGCGTCAGCATTGCGCATTTCGAGCAGTTCCCCAGAGGCAGCCAGTTGCGCCTCCGCGGAAACCATATTTCCTAGCGCGCCGCGAGACACGGCATGTGCGTCCGAACGCATTTCGGCGCCGTGCCCACGCTCCTTGCGGTCGGCATCGACCAAATGCCCAAGATTGAGTTCGCTGGTCTGGTAAGGCGTCGACAAATGGCTGTGCTCGACACCTTCCTTATCTTCGATAGACCACTCGGTGCCGCCAGCCGTACGGACGACATTGCGCGTATGGTTCAGGTTGTTGACCAGATCCGGATGCTCACTGTCGTGCATTGCGCCGACGATGACGGGCCGATCCGGATTCCCTTCCATAAAGAGAAGCCCAACCTCCGTTCCGTCGATCAGCGGAAAGTGATGCCCGTAGTTGTCCCCACTATAGGGTTTCGAAAGCCGAACCGGCCGGCTCGTGCCGCCTGGGCTCCATTCGTCGAGATCGAACGGGAGCTTGACCACGTAGTGGCCCCGCTCGTCCAGATACGCGTATTTGTAGTTTCCTGGCGATGTTACGCGTGCCGGGAGAATGCCCTGAATCGACGGCCGCCTTGCCGCATCGACCATCGGCCGCCAGACACGATGCGAGGGAATAGCCTTGAATTGGATCGCATACGACTCACTGCGACCACCGCCCGATTCAACCGACGTGATCAGCAGGCCGTGCGGCGCATCCGCCTGATTCTGCTCGAGCCGCATCACCTCGCCGGCTTCGAGCGCAAACGGATTTCCCGTTCCCGCGAACGTGACCTGTTCGGCCAGGAGTGCCTCATGCCTCAGCCGCGCGATGCGTCGACCTTCTTCCCGTGTCTTATAGTGCTCGCCCCAGCGATAATCAATTGCATTGGTTGTCTTATCCTCGGGCGCGGCATTGTGTTCGACGAGCAGTTCCACCGCGGCATTTCGATGGTTGTAGTCATTAAGGTTGACGCCTTGTACAACGCGCTTTGTGCGGCGCTCAAGTGACTTGATCGCCTCAGCGCCCACGCTTTCCAGGCCCGCATCATGCCGCAGAGGTACGACACGCTGATGGCGCGCATAAGCATCGATATCGTCACCGAACACGACGACCGCACGATCCCTCCTCTGCTCGAAGCGAAACCAGATTCCCTCTTCCGCCGCTATACGCCGGATGAATGCGAAGGTAGTCTCGTGATATTGCGTGCGGTACTCATGCCGCTTGTACTCGCCACGCAGCTTGAACTCGAAATCGACACCCGCCCTGAAACCAAAGTGGCGTAGCGTATCGGTGATGATCTCCTCAACCGACTGTTTCTGGAACAGGCGGCTCGTTACACCGCGATTCAAATCCGCCAGGTTCGGCTCGAGCACGACGCGGTAGCGCGTCTCGTCCGACGACGTCTCGAATTCATCGAAACGGGTGATGATGCCGTGCACGGTCCGCGCCGGAGGCTTCTTGCTGAATTGCTCTGCGTTCTCACCGAACATCTTCTGCAAGTAAGCAAGGTCCGGATCGATCGGGTCGATAATGAACTTCGCCGGTCTGCCAAGCACCTGGTCCATCGGAATGCCGGCGACTTCGCTCGTGAACTCGATCTCATAGCAATACAACTCGCAAAGCGCGTCGCGCCCTGCAAATCGTAGAACAGAGAATGGCGCAGGATGCGGCGCGAGCCTTAGCTCATAAGCCTGCGAAGGCAAAACCATCGACATCTTCGTCT belongs to Paraburkholderia sp. SOS3 and includes:
- a CDS encoding type VI secretion system Vgr family protein; the encoded protein is MSMVLPSQAYELRLAPHPAPFSVLRFAGRDALCELYCYEIEFTSEVAGIPMDQVLGRPAKFIIDPIDPDLAYLQKMFGENAEQFSKKPPARTVHGIITRFDEFETSSDETRYRVVLEPNLADLNRGVTSRLFQKQSVEEIITDTLRHFGFRAGVDFEFKLRGEYKRHEYRTQYHETTFAFIRRIAAEEGIWFRFEQRRDRAVVVFGDDIDAYARHQRVVPLRHDAGLESVGAEAIKSLERRTKRVVQGVNLNDYNHRNAAVELLVEHNAAPEDKTTNAIDYRWGEHYKTREEGRRIARLRHEALLAEQVTFAGTGNPFALEAGEVMRLEQNQADAPHGLLITSVESGGGRSESYAIQFKAIPSHRVWRPMVDAARRPSIQGILPARVTSPGNYKYAYLDERGHYVVKLPFDLDEWSPGGTSRPVRLSKPYSGDNYGHHFPLIDGTEVGLLFMEGNPDRPVIVGAMHDSEHPDLVNNLNHTRNVVRTAGGTEWSIEDKEGVEHSHLSTPYQTSELNLGHLVDADRKERGHGAEMRSDAHAVSRGALGNMVSAEAQLAASGELLEMRNADATFRESKEILRSLNASAHEANAIPAEADQQRVLIDQKLARLQRPAVVATAPEGIGLASGEHIQIAARKQAFFTAGAGLDIGVLKRVTVAAGEAISILAALLGIRLLAAKGKVQIQAQGDAMELMSMQDLVVSSSDGEVTITGNKGVTIGDGSGAYIRLSGGKILLGSPSGEIELRGGLNISGADGGNFKFPMWTKTSVKDAKTAIDFRFSE